One segment of Massilia sp. Se16.2.3 DNA contains the following:
- a CDS encoding DUF2061 domain-containing protein, translating to MMTAAKRLSQVAAHMGIGYALAYAMTGSPIVGGLAMLIEPAVNVMLLPWHEAAWAKWRRLAGAAGAQVAAVAAEKLSQTAFHAAIAFGVMFIATGSFAMGGIAAVVEPICNVLILPLHDRLWLHFERAILDNGRLQGG from the coding sequence ATGATGACCGCGGCAAAACGACTCAGCCAGGTGGCGGCGCACATGGGTATCGGCTATGCGCTCGCGTACGCCATGACGGGTTCGCCGATCGTCGGTGGCCTGGCGATGCTGATCGAGCCAGCCGTCAACGTCATGCTGCTGCCCTGGCATGAAGCGGCATGGGCGAAATGGCGTCGCCTGGCCGGCGCCGCGGGCGCACAGGTTGCCGCGGTAGCAGCCGAAAAGCTCAGCCAGACGGCATTTCACGCAGCGATTGCCTTTGGGGTGATGTTCATTGCCACCGGTTCGTTTGCGATGGGTGGCATTGCCGCGGTAGTCGAGCCAATATGTAATGTGCTCATCCTTCCACTGCACGACCGCCTCTGGCTTCATTTCGAACGTGCGATCCTGGACAATGGCCGCTTGCAGGGAGGCTGA
- a CDS encoding cobyric acid synthase: protein MRRLPVQTLMVQGTTSDAGKSTVVAALCRALYREGVRVVPFKPQNMALNSAVTEDGGEIGRAQALQAIAAGLAPHTDMNPVLLKPSSDTGAQVIIHGRARAQMDARDYHQYKTVAMAAVLESHARLCAQYECVIVEGAGSPAEINLRERDIANMGFAEAVDCPVILVADIDRGGVFAHLVGTLSCLSESERARIVGFVINRFRGDIALLEPGLDWLERQTGKPVLAVLPYLHGLYLDAEDAVQPMQAGRGAFRVILPSLPRMSNHTDFDALRVHPDVDLRFVREGEAIPPADLIILPGSKNTRGDLAWLRAQGWHGAIARHLRYGGKLIGICGGFQMLGTQIRDPHGVEGAGGSSPGLGLLELETVMESDKRLQQVSGVCAFEETARVEGYEIHMGVSSGNALARPAFLIAGRAEGALSADGQILGSYLHGLFDHPDAGAALLRWAGARTHERVDPRRLREASLDRLADTVEPLMKRLREILRK, encoded by the coding sequence ATGAGGCGCCTCCCTGTGCAGACCCTGATGGTGCAGGGTACGACGTCGGACGCCGGCAAGAGCACGGTCGTCGCGGCCCTGTGCCGGGCACTGTACCGCGAAGGCGTGCGCGTGGTGCCATTCAAGCCGCAGAACATGGCGCTCAACAGCGCGGTGACGGAGGATGGCGGCGAGATCGGCCGCGCCCAGGCGCTGCAGGCGATTGCTGCCGGGCTGGCACCGCATACCGACATGAATCCGGTACTTCTGAAACCCTCGAGCGATACCGGCGCCCAGGTCATCATCCACGGCCGTGCGCGGGCGCAGATGGATGCACGCGACTACCACCAGTACAAAACCGTGGCCATGGCGGCGGTGCTGGAATCGCATGCGCGCCTGTGTGCGCAGTATGAATGCGTGATCGTCGAAGGGGCCGGCAGTCCGGCCGAGATCAACTTGCGCGAGCGCGACATCGCCAACATGGGCTTTGCCGAAGCGGTGGATTGCCCGGTGATCCTGGTGGCGGACATCGACCGCGGCGGCGTGTTTGCCCACCTCGTCGGGACGCTGTCCTGTCTGTCGGAGAGCGAACGCGCCCGCATCGTGGGTTTTGTCATCAACCGTTTTCGCGGCGATATCGCCCTCCTCGAGCCTGGGCTGGACTGGCTGGAACGGCAGACCGGCAAGCCGGTGCTGGCGGTACTGCCCTACCTGCATGGGTTGTACCTGGACGCCGAAGACGCTGTGCAGCCGATGCAGGCCGGGCGCGGCGCCTTCAGGGTGATCCTGCCGAGCCTGCCCCGCATGAGCAACCATACCGATTTCGATGCGCTGCGCGTGCATCCCGACGTCGACCTGCGCTTCGTACGCGAGGGCGAAGCGATCCCGCCCGCTGACCTCATCATCCTCCCCGGTAGCAAGAACACGCGGGGCGACCTCGCCTGGCTGCGGGCGCAAGGATGGCACGGGGCGATCGCGCGGCACCTGCGCTATGGGGGAAAGCTGATCGGCATTTGCGGTGGCTTCCAGATGCTCGGCACGCAGATTCGCGATCCGCATGGAGTGGAAGGTGCTGGCGGGAGCTCTCCAGGGCTTGGACTGCTGGAACTTGAAACCGTCATGGAAAGCGACAAGCGTTTACAGCAGGTCAGCGGTGTCTGTGCCTTTGAAGAAACGGCGCGCGTCGAGGGCTATGAAATCCACATGGGTGTGTCGAGCGGGAATGCCCTCGCCAGGCCTGCTTTCCTCATCGCCGGTCGCGCCGAGGGTGCGTTATCGGCGGACGGCCAGATCCTCGGCAGCTACCTGCATGGTTTGTTCGACCATCCTGATGCGGGCGCTGCACTGCTACGCTGGGCTGGCGCACGCACGCATGAACGCGTCGACCCGCGCCGATTGCGCGAGGCGAGCCTGGACCGCCTTGCCGATACGGTGGAGCCGCTGATGAAACGCTTGCGAGAAATACTCAGAAAATAG
- a CDS encoding cobalamin-binding protein — MKRCILLASLAISTAAAAVTVRDDAGNAVTLNKPALRVISMAPHVTELLFAAGGGERIVGAVDYSDYPEAAKRIPRIGSNREVDIERVMALKPDLIVAWMHGSSERQIDMVRQLGIPVYHSDPQSLEGIPEAVARLGQLMGTEDKARPAAAALRQQLAALRARYAGRPTVRAFYQVWDKPLYTLNGRHIVTDALRLCGGANIFDKLPITAPVVTVESVLQADPEAIFGTAEKDYGGVNLWRQYPTMTAVRNANLFTVDGNLLNRAGPRMIAGAAAMCEKLDLARQHRK; from the coding sequence ATGAAGCGATGTATTTTGCTGGCCAGCCTGGCGATCAGCACTGCCGCAGCGGCGGTAACGGTGCGCGACGACGCGGGCAATGCCGTTACCCTCAACAAGCCGGCGCTGCGCGTGATCTCGATGGCGCCCCACGTGACCGAACTGCTGTTCGCGGCCGGCGGCGGCGAGCGCATCGTTGGCGCCGTCGACTACAGCGATTACCCGGAAGCGGCCAAGCGCATCCCGCGCATCGGCTCGAACCGCGAGGTCGACATCGAGCGGGTCATGGCCCTGAAACCCGACCTGATCGTGGCCTGGATGCACGGCAGCTCGGAGCGCCAGATCGACATGGTGCGTCAGCTCGGCATCCCTGTGTACCACAGCGACCCGCAGTCGCTCGAGGGCATACCTGAAGCGGTGGCGCGCCTTGGCCAGCTGATGGGGACCGAGGACAAGGCGCGTCCGGCGGCGGCCGCGCTGCGTCAGCAACTGGCGGCGCTACGGGCCCGATATGCAGGCCGTCCCACTGTGCGCGCCTTCTATCAGGTGTGGGACAAGCCACTCTATACGCTCAACGGCAGGCATATCGTCACCGACGCGCTGCGCCTGTGCGGCGGCGCGAACATCTTCGACAAGCTGCCCATCACCGCACCGGTTGTCACGGTCGAAAGCGTGCTGCAGGCCGATCCGGAAGCCATTTTCGGTACCGCCGAAAAGGACTACGGCGGCGTGAACCTGTGGCGCCAGTACCCGACCATGACGGCGGTGCGCAATGCGAACCTGTTCACCGTCGACGGCAACCTGCTCAACCGCGCGGGACCGCGCATGATAGCCGGCGCCGCCGCCATGTGCGAAAAGCTGGACCTGGCACGGCAGCACCGCAAATGA
- the cobO gene encoding cob(I)yrinic acid a,c-diamide adenosyltransferase — translation MNDMTPEQTAALNERHRVRMERKKAIIDARIAAADKEIGLIIVNTGNGKGKSSSAFGMVARALGHGMRVGVVQFIKGAMSTGEELFLRRFPEEVSFHAMGEGYTWETQNRERDMAKAAEAWAQAKRFLADPAVKLVVLDELNIALKYRYLDLDTVIGDLLERPPLQHVVITGRGAPPELVAVADTVTEMNVVKHAFAAGIVAQAGTEW, via the coding sequence ATGAACGACATGACACCCGAACAGACGGCCGCCCTGAACGAACGCCACCGCGTGCGCATGGAGCGCAAGAAGGCCATCATCGACGCGCGCATCGCCGCGGCCGACAAGGAGATCGGCCTCATCATCGTCAACACCGGCAACGGCAAGGGCAAGAGCTCGAGCGCCTTCGGGATGGTGGCGCGCGCGCTCGGCCATGGCATGCGCGTGGGGGTGGTCCAGTTCATCAAGGGCGCGATGTCGACCGGCGAGGAACTGTTCCTGCGCCGCTTCCCCGAGGAGGTGAGCTTCCACGCCATGGGCGAAGGCTATACCTGGGAAACCCAGAACCGCGAACGCGACATGGCCAAGGCTGCAGAGGCCTGGGCGCAGGCGAAACGCTTCCTTGCCGACCCCGCGGTCAAGCTGGTCGTGCTCGACGAATTGAACATCGCCCTGAAGTACCGCTACCTCGACCTCGATACCGTCATCGGCGACCTGCTCGAGCGCCCGCCGCTGCAGCACGTCGTCATCACCGGCCGCGGCGCGCCGCCGGAACTGGTGGCGGTGGCCGATACCGTCACCGAGATGAACGTGGTGAAGCACGCTTTCGCGGCCGGCATCGTCGCCCAGGCGGGTACCGAATGGTAA
- a CDS encoding iron ABC transporter permease — translation MSTPLSLPPQRRAFLVTGSLLLVALAALLYAGMTGSIAVAVAEVPAALGQLFEGRPQSLAASLLELRAGRALVAFATGSALVPAGVLMQALLRNPLADPYILGISAGASVGALAAMLLMCAMATVEMAAVGGAIAVSMLLYALARHDLRGGAGAAGGTSTLLLTGVIISSLCVALITLMLSIAPESRLRSMVFWMIGDVAGAPVRALPWIVLAGALLFALRNARGMNVMALHAESAVTLGVQVGSLRRSLFLVSGILTASAVTSAGSIGFVGLIVPHACRFAFGPDHRVLVPAAALAGGSFLVLCDTLARTVVAPQQLPVGAVTAIIGAPIFLYQLHRLRRG, via the coding sequence GTGAGCACGCCCCTCAGCCTGCCGCCGCAACGACGCGCCTTTCTAGTCACCGGTTCGCTGCTGCTGGTCGCCCTTGCCGCCCTGCTGTATGCGGGCATGACCGGTTCCATCGCGGTGGCGGTGGCCGAGGTACCGGCGGCGCTGGGCCAGCTGTTCGAGGGCCGGCCGCAGTCGCTGGCCGCCTCGCTGCTCGAGCTGCGTGCCGGGCGCGCACTGGTTGCCTTTGCCACCGGCAGTGCGCTGGTTCCGGCCGGGGTGCTGATGCAGGCCTTGCTGCGCAATCCCCTGGCCGACCCCTACATCCTCGGCATCTCGGCGGGCGCCTCCGTGGGCGCGCTGGCCGCGATGCTGTTGATGTGCGCGATGGCGACGGTGGAGATGGCGGCGGTCGGCGGCGCCATCGCCGTGTCGATGCTGCTGTATGCGCTGGCGCGGCACGACCTGCGCGGCGGCGCCGGCGCGGCTGGCGGCACGTCGACGCTGCTGCTCACGGGCGTCATCATTTCCTCGCTGTGCGTGGCCCTGATCACGCTGATGCTGTCGATTGCGCCCGAAAGCCGGCTGCGCAGCATGGTGTTCTGGATGATCGGCGACGTCGCCGGCGCACCAGTGCGCGCGCTGCCCTGGATCGTGCTGGCGGGCGCGCTGCTGTTCGCCCTGCGCAATGCGCGCGGCATGAACGTGATGGCCCTGCATGCGGAAAGCGCGGTGACGCTGGGCGTGCAGGTCGGCAGCCTGCGGCGCTCGCTCTTTCTCGTTTCCGGGATCCTGACCGCCAGCGCCGTCACCAGCGCCGGATCGATCGGCTTCGTCGGCCTGATCGTGCCGCACGCCTGCCGCTTCGCCTTCGGTCCCGATCACCGGGTGCTGGTTCCCGCTGCCGCGCTTGCCGGCGGCAGTTTCCTGGTCCTGTGCGACACGCTCGCACGCACCGTCGTCGCGCCCCAGCAGCTGCCGGTCGGCGCCGTCACCGCCATCATCGGCGCCCCCATCTTTCTCTACCAATTGCATCGCCTGCGCCGCGGCTAG
- a CDS encoding TonB-dependent receptor, whose product MRSAASSRSSRARGEAGLAATAALGAGSDATRQASASIAGASGGEHAVSYALGAGHEESEGFSATKPGAFGYNPDDDGYRRSSVHGRVGVLLAPGHEAGVQFLHSRLRAQYDSGAGSFDTNNRQDLNSASLHMSNRFLPNWQSTVQLARSEDKLGSFANATASGTSQIDTRQDELTWQNTITLGTDRLQLLAAHRKEAVEASATRALGRERITNSYAAAYALRRARHLFDVSARQDRSDYGARNTGAAGYGYDFGGGLRASASVGTSFRAPTFNELYYPGYGVESNQPERGRNAELGLRYDSSLVQLDATWFRNRLTDMIVTATPCPDQRDGRTGSCAYNVASATLEGVTLAGGTRIGALNLRASLDWQDPQDEGTGKRLARRAGKHANFSAAYRAGSLDLGAEWVLSGERFDDAANLRRLGGYGLLNLYATWRINADFSLLARVNNAADKSYELARNYGSGGRSWFAGLRYGIR is encoded by the coding sequence ATGCGATCGGCGGCGTCATCCAGATCTTCACGCGCAAGGGGTGAAGCCGGCCTGGCGGCCACCGCCGCGCTCGGCGCCGGCAGCGATGCCACACGCCAGGCCAGCGCCAGCATTGCCGGCGCCAGTGGTGGCGAGCATGCCGTCAGCTACGCGCTCGGGGCCGGCCACGAAGAATCCGAAGGCTTCTCCGCCACCAAACCGGGTGCCTTTGGCTACAACCCGGACGACGACGGCTACCGCCGCAGCAGCGTGCATGGCCGCGTAGGGGTCCTGCTCGCGCCTGGCCACGAAGCCGGCGTCCAGTTCCTGCACAGCCGCCTGCGCGCCCAGTACGACAGCGGTGCCGGCAGCTTCGACACGAACAATCGCCAGGACCTGAACAGCGCCTCGCTCCACATGAGCAACCGCTTCCTGCCGAACTGGCAGAGCACCGTGCAGCTGGCGCGCTCCGAGGACAAGCTGGGCAGCTTTGCCAACGCGACGGCCAGCGGCACCAGCCAGATCGACACCCGCCAGGACGAACTGACCTGGCAAAACACGATCACGCTCGGCACCGACCGCCTGCAGCTGCTGGCCGCCCATCGCAAGGAAGCGGTGGAAGCGAGCGCCACCCGCGCCTTGGGGCGCGAACGCATCACGAATTCCTATGCCGCGGCCTATGCGCTGCGCCGCGCGCGCCACCTGTTCGATGTCAGCGCGCGCCAGGACCGCTCGGACTACGGTGCCAGGAACACGGGTGCCGCCGGTTACGGCTACGACTTCGGCGGTGGATTGCGCGCCAGCGCCAGCGTCGGTACCAGTTTCCGCGCCCCGACCTTCAATGAGCTGTACTACCCGGGCTATGGGGTCGAATCGAACCAGCCGGAACGCGGCCGCAACGCCGAACTGGGCCTGCGCTACGACAGCTCCCTTGTCCAGTTGGACGCCACCTGGTTCCGTAACCGCCTGACCGACATGATCGTGACCGCTACGCCCTGCCCTGACCAGAGGGACGGCCGCACCGGGAGCTGCGCCTACAACGTGGCGTCGGCCACGCTCGAAGGCGTCACGCTGGCGGGCGGCACCCGCATCGGCGCGCTGAACCTGCGTGCTAGTCTCGACTGGCAGGATCCGCAGGATGAGGGCACCGGCAAGCGCCTGGCGCGCCGCGCCGGCAAGCATGCCAACTTCAGCGCCGCGTATCGCGCCGGCAGCCTGGACCTTGGTGCCGAATGGGTGCTGTCCGGCGAGCGCTTCGACGACGCGGCCAACCTGCGCCGTCTCGGCGGCTATGGCCTGCTCAACCTGTACGCGACCTGGCGCATCAATGCCGACTTCTCGCTGCTGGCACGCGTCAACAACGCCGCCGACAAGTCATACGAGCTGGCGCGCAACTATGGCAGCGGTGGCCGCAGCTGGTTCGCCGGCCTGCGCTACGGTATCCGTTAA
- a CDS encoding TonB-dependent receptor encodes MHFHRTRQAAASSLVFAMLAPFAQASAHPSADAVTDAVTDAVSDATIDTVVVTATRTPQRAADVIAQTTVIEAEEIARLGAGSVADVLQRQPGIEITRNGSAGASTSVYLRGANSNQVVVLLDGVRIGSSTSGVASWNAIPLEAIERIEVVYGPLSTLYGADAIGGVIQIFTRKG; translated from the coding sequence ATGCACTTTCACCGTACCCGGCAAGCGGCCGCCTCGTCGCTTGTCTTCGCCATGCTTGCGCCTTTCGCGCAGGCCTCCGCCCACCCTTCCGCCGATGCCGTAACGGACGCCGTAACGGACGCCGTATCGGACGCCACCATCGATACCGTCGTCGTCACCGCGACACGCACGCCGCAACGCGCGGCCGACGTCATCGCCCAGACGACCGTCATCGAGGCTGAGGAAATCGCGCGCCTTGGGGCTGGCTCGGTCGCCGATGTGCTGCAGCGCCAGCCCGGCATCGAAATCACCCGCAACGGCAGTGCCGGCGCCAGCACCAGCGTCTACCTGCGCGGGGCCAACAGCAACCAGGTCGTCGTCCTGCTCGACGGCGTGCGCATCGGCTCGTCCACCAGCGGCGTCGCCAGCTGGAATGCGATTCCGCTGGAAGCGATCGAGCGCATCGAAGTCGTCTACGGGCCGCTGAGCACCCTGTACGGTGCCGATGCGATCGGCGGCGTCATCCAGATCTTCACGCGCAAGGGGTGA
- a CDS encoding histidine phosphatase family protein, translated as MLPGLCYGSSDVEADEAQAMQVHAALRAQGLPGSMPVYASPLRRCAELARRLGPAPVFDARLSEMDFGSWEMRSWDAIPRAEVDAWAADLLRYRPGGGESVLQVAERVAAFRRDLRARGHAQALVLCHAGTIRLLSALQGGQSLEMAALQAASTPHQVGYGEVILLKD; from the coding sequence ATGCTCCCCGGCCTGTGCTACGGCAGCAGCGATGTGGAGGCAGACGAAGCGCAGGCCATGCAGGTTCACGCTGCACTGCGCGCCCAAGGCCTGCCCGGCAGCATGCCTGTATATGCCAGCCCGCTGCGCCGCTGCGCCGAGCTGGCGCGCCGACTGGGCCCGGCGCCCGTGTTCGATGCACGCCTGTCCGAGATGGACTTCGGCAGCTGGGAGATGCGCAGCTGGGACGCAATTCCTCGCGCCGAAGTCGACGCCTGGGCCGCCGACCTGCTGCGCTACCGTCCCGGCGGCGGCGAAAGCGTGCTGCAGGTGGCAGAGCGGGTGGCGGCATTCCGGCGCGACCTGCGTGCGCGCGGCCACGCGCAAGCGCTGGTGCTCTGCCACGCCGGCACCATTCGCCTGTTGTCCGCCCTGCAGGGCGGCCAGTCACTCGAGATGGCCGCGCTGCAGGCGGCGAGTACCCCACACCAGGTCGGTTATGGCGAAGTCATCTTGCTGAAAGACTGA
- a CDS encoding adenosylcobinamide-GDP ribazoletransferase, translating to MQQLRLFFIALQFFTRLPIPRWVGFQPEWLHHASRYFPLVGWVVGAIAAAVYALAALVLPAPVAAVLSTAASIYLTGAFHEDGFADTCDGFGGGLTRERVLEIMKDSRVGAYGAIGIACMLGLKCTALAMLPPAGAIAALLLAHPISRLAATSLIWRMTYARGEGKSKPLAQEISGGEFGIASATALLPAAAMVAYGVFTPWAIGGALVAAACAAFWLARIFQARIGGYTGDCLGAVQQLAEVAVYLAVLASFKHGALA from the coding sequence ATGCAGCAGCTGCGCCTGTTCTTCATCGCCCTGCAGTTCTTCACGCGGCTGCCGATCCCGCGCTGGGTCGGCTTCCAGCCCGAGTGGCTGCACCATGCGTCGCGCTACTTCCCCCTGGTCGGCTGGGTAGTGGGCGCTATCGCGGCTGCCGTGTACGCGCTCGCCGCGCTCGTGCTGCCCGCGCCAGTAGCGGCGGTGCTATCGACCGCGGCGTCGATCTACCTCACCGGCGCCTTCCACGAAGATGGCTTCGCCGATACCTGCGACGGTTTCGGTGGCGGCCTGACGCGCGAGCGCGTGCTCGAGATCATGAAGGATTCGCGGGTCGGCGCCTACGGTGCGATCGGCATCGCCTGCATGCTCGGGCTGAAATGCACGGCGCTGGCGATGCTGCCGCCCGCCGGCGCCATCGCCGCGCTGCTGCTGGCGCACCCGATCTCGCGCCTGGCCGCAACGAGCCTGATCTGGCGCATGACCTACGCCCGCGGCGAAGGCAAGTCCAAGCCGCTCGCGCAGGAAATAAGCGGCGGCGAATTCGGCATCGCCTCGGCGACCGCGCTGCTTCCCGCCGCCGCGATGGTGGCGTACGGCGTGTTCACGCCCTGGGCGATCGGCGGCGCCCTCGTCGCCGCAGCCTGCGCCGCCTTCTGGCTGGCACGTATCTTCCAGGCGCGCATTGGAGGCTATACGGGTGACTGCCTCGGGGCCGTACAGCAGCTGGCCGAGGTGGCCGTGTACCTGGCGGTGCTCGCGAGCTTCAAGCACGGCGCACTGGCTTAG
- the cobT gene encoding nicotinate-nucleotide--dimethylbenzimidazole phosphoribosyltransferase, with translation MFIPAVFPIENPKLSKSLALAVDNKTKPLGSLGRLEALAIQVGLIQESAQPHIDTPAMLVFAGDHGIVAEGVSAYPQEVTWQMVENFLAGGAAINVFARQNGWTIQVIDAGVNHVFGQRAGLLNRKVAAGTRNFAREAAMSPDECAQAMEGGMALVRDLPGNVVGFGEMGIGNTSSAAALMHKLSGIPLASCVGAGTGLAPSGVLHKQKVLQAAIELHRDVSAPLDVLATFGGFEIATMAGAMLQAAHLRKVLLIDGFIVTSALLVAARLQPAILDYCVFAHCSSEHGHRLMLEHLGAQPLLQLGLRLGEGTGSALALPLLHAAVNFLNEMATFASAEVSTQAGTGAA, from the coding sequence ATGTTTATTCCCGCTGTGTTTCCTATCGAGAATCCCAAACTGTCCAAGTCGCTTGCCCTTGCCGTCGACAATAAGACCAAACCGCTCGGAAGCCTGGGGCGCCTGGAAGCACTGGCAATACAGGTTGGCCTGATCCAGGAATCGGCCCAGCCGCATATCGATACCCCTGCCATGCTCGTGTTCGCCGGCGACCACGGCATTGTTGCCGAGGGTGTTTCCGCCTATCCGCAGGAAGTAACCTGGCAGATGGTCGAGAACTTCCTCGCCGGCGGTGCGGCCATCAATGTGTTCGCACGCCAGAACGGCTGGACCATCCAGGTCATCGATGCAGGCGTAAACCACGTATTCGGCCAACGCGCCGGACTACTCAACCGCAAGGTGGCGGCCGGTACCCGCAATTTCGCCAGGGAAGCGGCCATGTCGCCTGACGAGTGTGCGCAGGCGATGGAAGGCGGCATGGCACTCGTGCGCGACTTGCCGGGGAACGTGGTGGGTTTTGGCGAGATGGGCATCGGGAACACCAGCTCCGCCGCGGCGCTGATGCACAAGCTGAGCGGCATCCCGCTCGCCAGCTGCGTCGGTGCGGGCACCGGCCTGGCGCCAAGTGGCGTCCTGCATAAACAGAAGGTGCTGCAAGCGGCTATCGAGTTGCATCGCGACGTCTCCGCACCGCTCGACGTGCTGGCCACCTTCGGCGGCTTCGAAATCGCGACGATGGCCGGCGCCATGCTGCAGGCGGCGCACCTGCGCAAGGTGCTGCTGATCGACGGCTTCATCGTCACGAGTGCCCTGCTCGTTGCGGCGCGCCTGCAGCCCGCCATCCTCGACTACTGCGTGTTTGCGCACTGTTCCAGCGAACATGGACACCGCTTGATGCTGGAGCACCTGGGCGCCCAGCCCTTGCTGCAACTGGGCTTGCGCCTGGGCGAAGGCACCGGCAGCGCCCTCGCCTTGCCCCTGCTGCACGCGGCTGTGAACTTCCTGAACGAGATGGCGACCTTTGCATCGGCCGAAGTCAGTACCCAGGCCGGCACCGGCGCGGCATAA